Proteins encoded within one genomic window of Esox lucius isolate fEsoLuc1 chromosome 12, fEsoLuc1.pri, whole genome shotgun sequence:
- the otud3 gene encoding OTU domain-containing protein 3, which translates to MSRKQTGKPVRGGNKKCDAERKRDERAARRAIAKDRKNRPQEGDEGEEFVSFSNQLQALGLKLREVPGDGNCLFRALGDQLEGHSRGHLRLRQETVQYMMSHRQDFEPFVEDDVPFAQHLSNLSQPGTFAGNDAIVAFARSQQLKVVIHQLNTPLWEINGSEKLVGRELHIAYRYGDHYDSVRPIGDNSESPAQLRIENLHNSSGQREFGDGQRHRRKALPPATSEEDNVILSSLKNRGPNCEEENLFQLSAATINAEWLVDSELVSQVCNSQCASGACSACREAANECCEHKPPPDGSNLHQSKASNKQRKEQQRLEKKKRQEERHRQKVLQSKGTPDQNQNLSEPVTLVPALNTLSI; encoded by the exons ATGTCTAGGAAGCAGACAGGAAAGCCGGTGCGTGGCGGCAACAAGAAGTGTGATGCGGAGCGAAAGCGGGATGAGCGGGCTGCGCGCCGGGCAATCGCCAAGGACCGCAAAAACCGACCTCAGGaaggggatgagggagaggagtTTGTCAGCTTCTCCAACCAACTCCAGGCGCTAGGTCTCAAACTGAGAGAGGTACCTGGAGATGG TAACTGCCTGTTCAGAGCTCTGGGCGACCAGCTGGAAGGACACTCTCGGGGACATCTGCGCCTGCGCCAGGAGACTGTGCAATACATGATGTCTCACAGGCAGGACTTTGAGCCCTTTGTGGAAGATGACGTGCCCTTTGCACAGCATT TATCAAACCTCTCCCAACCTGGTACATTTGCTGGCAATGATGCTATTGTGGCGTTCGCCCGCAGTCAACAGCTCAAAGTAGTCATTCATCAGCTCAACACCCCACTGTGGGAG ATAAATGGATCTGAGAAGCTGGTTGGGCGAGAGCTACACATTGCTTATCGCTATGGAGACCATTACGATAGTGTACGGCCAATTGGTGACAACTCTGAGAGCCCGGCTCAGCTGCGTATAGAG AACCTTCACAATTCGAGTGGGCAGCGTGAGTTTGGTGATGGCCAAAGGCACAGACGGAAAGCCCTCCCACCCGCCACGTCTGAGGAGGACAATGTGATCCTGAGTTCCCTGAAGAACAGGGGCCCAAACT GTGAAGAGGAGAATCTGTTTCAGCTGAGTGCAGCCACCATCAATGCTGAGTGGCTGGTGGATTCTGAGCTAGTGTCCCAAGTCTGTAACAGCCAATGTGCCTCTGGGGCATGCTCGGCATGTAGAGAGGCAGCAAATGAGTGTTGTGAGCACAAACCACCACCAGATGGAAGCAACCTACACCAATCCAAG GCTTCAAATAAGCAAAGGAAAGAGCAGCAGCGCTTGGAGAAGAAAAAGCGCCAGGAAGAAAGACATCGACAGAAGGTTCTTCAAAGTAAAGGAACACCCGACCAGAACCAGAACCTCTCTGAGCCGGTTACTCTAGTCCCAGCTCTTAATACACTTAGTATATAG
- the vwa1 gene encoding von Willebrand factor A domain-containing protein 1: MKSRILYSCMLIGVFLRSSFGQNTAQEAVLNCCEGYVLFLLDSSGSISSYEYSRMLSFMSELLLPFSLGKGQVRVGLLQVGTQPRLEFGFDVHNTQTSLQMSLSNTKPLRGDTNTEEALRMAKEWVLRPDGTGEAGSDLPRVLVWLTDGVKPGDVIGPMEELREEGVAVLVISTGHGNYQVLRQVVTPPVESHLYFVDIDDMSIITEDLRDAIIEILRADRLQVRDVSSDSAVLQWRPVLAGLNGYYEIRFGPAPSGGGGAGGPGTSPSTSGGQYQRLIQPRDSNTARLTGLKPDTTYTATLTPESNLQVLKPLSVTFKTKSDVLSPAVVTVSDSGTSSVRVSWGPLQPESVKSFQVEYSALPGGKLHTASVGRGQNSTLLRNLQPDTQYLVTVIARHASGQEKAMSVRVCTEEVRPALADLQLTTVGSDSLQVDWKASVDGLKGYWLTWEKQDDDHGSTSAPRSSLYLPPHLLSTRLTHLPPATRVCVSPVYQRTRGEGLCCTAQFNSDASAWGHRS; this comes from the exons ATGAAGAGTCGTATTTTGTACTCTTGCATGTTAATTGGCGTGTTTCTGCGGTCGTCCTTTGGTCAAAACACCGCACAAGAAGCAG TATTGAACTGCTGTGAGGGCTATGTCCTTTTCTTATTGGACTCCTCAGGCAGCATCTCGTCCTATGAATACTCTCGTATGCTGAGCTTCATGTCTGAgctcctcctccccttctcaTTGGGCAAAGGTCAGGTGAGGGTAGGCCTACTGCAGGTAGGCACCCAACCACGTCTCGAGTTTGGCTTTGATGTCCACAATACCCAAACTAGCCTCCAGATGTCACTGAGTAACACCAAGCCATTGAGAGGTGACACCAACACAGAGGAGGCCCTCAGGATGGCCAAAGAATGGGTGCTAAGGCCAGATGGCACCGGGGAGGCTGGATCAGATCTTCCCAGGGTTCTAGTGTGGCTGACAGATGGGGTAAAGCCTGGAGATGTGATTGGACCAATGGAGGAGCTAAGAGAGGAAGGCGTTGCAGTTCTGGTGATCTCCACAGGCCATGGGAACTACCAGGTGCTACGGCAGGTGGTCACGCCTCCTGTGGAGTCACACCTGTACTTTGTGGACATCGATGATATGAGTATTATCACTGAAGACCTGAGAGATGCCATTATTG AGATCCTCCGGGCTGACCGGCTCCAGGTGCGAGACGTTTCCAGTGACAGTGCCGTACTGCAGTGGCGACCAGTTCTGGCCGGTCTGAACGGTTATTATGAGATTCGGTTCGGACCAGCTCCCAGTGGTGGCGGAGGAGCAGGTGGGCCTGGTACCAGTCCCAGTACTAGCGGTGGCCAGTACCAGAGACTGATCCAGCCGAGGGACTCCAACACGGCAAGGCTGACAGGCCTGAAGCCTGACACCACATACACGGCCACGCTGACTCCTGAGTCCAACCTGCAGGTGCTCAAGCCCCTCTCTGTTACCTTCAAAACTAAGTCAG ATGTGTTGAGCCCAGCCGTGGTGACAGTGTCTGACTCAGGGACCAGCAGTGTAAGAGTAAGCTGGGGACCTCTCCAACCAGAATCTGTCAAGAGCTTCCAGGTGGAGTACTCGGCCCTGCCTGGAGGGAAGCTGCACACGGCTTCTGTGGGCCGAGGGCAGAACTCCACCCTGCTGAGGAACCTCCAGCCAGACACCCAGTACCTGGTCACCGTGATAGCTCGACACGCCTCCGGCCAGGAAAAGGCAATGTCGGTCAGAGTGTGCACTGAGGAGG TGAGGCCAGCCCTAGCAGACCTGCAGCTAACCACGGTGGGCAGTGACTCTCTGCAGGTGGATTGGAAAGCCAGTGTGGATGGACTGAAGGGCTATTGGCTCACCTGGGAGAAACAAGATGATGACCACGGTTCTACATCTGCCCCACGCTCCTCCCTCTATCTGCCCCCCCACTTACTGTCTACGCGCCTAACTCACCTTCCCCCGGCCACGCGGgtgtgtgtctcacctgtgtaccAGAGGACACGCGGGGAGGGCCTTTGTTGCACAGCCCAGTTTAATTCAG ATGCATCGGCTTGGGGACACAGATCATAA